The following coding sequences are from one Methanohalophilus halophilus window:
- a CDS encoding SdrD B-like domain-containing protein: MKSKIKLVILVAILFAVISIATAENTEAEECCPVEIPSAIITVEAQPVPGSNGNYFDLQLSDVPAGYDISNGMWTGWCADSEVFITPEILYDTNVYCSENSSMPGYTNDDEQWDKVNYLINRYRDGAYDDKLSSTPQANWKELQAAIWNLTDANPNYQGYKTSASEYIIDDAQINGTGFCPGDNEIAIVVIDPYGNDQDDHKQLLFIEVGAMIDIEKYTNGEDADSKTGPLVLNGKQVEWVYNVTNTGYYNLTDVNVTDDKLGYIGTIPLLQAGQSQEFTTNGIAGLGQYANNATAVGTPPSGPNISDSDPSHYFGVNATIGDFLWNDTADNNGIQEPGEPGIAGVNVSLYNSSDDLLLETTVTNASGYYNFSVAAGQYYIEFDLLPGHIFSPENQGTDNEYDSDVDPAMGKTGIIDVQTTDFNMTFDAGMFEVIPGIDIEKSTNGEDADNKTGPYIRLNYDVVWDFNVTNTGNVNLTDIDVTDDELGLIGTIPLLQPGESYVLTESGNASLGQYENTATAVGVPPIGPNVTDSDMSHYFGHDSQPNFEVPTANPLLLIGMLGLAIAMVLRRKEK; the protein is encoded by the coding sequence ATGAAGTCTAAAATAAAACTAGTTATATTAGTTGCAATCCTTTTTGCAGTAATTTCAATAGCGACTGCAGAAAATACAGAAGCAGAAGAATGTTGTCCAGTAGAGATTCCTTCAGCGATAATCACGGTCGAAGCGCAACCTGTACCTGGTAGTAATGGGAATTATTTTGATTTACAATTGAGTGATGTTCCTGCAGGTTACGATATAAGTAATGGGATGTGGACTGGCTGGTGTGCCGACAGTGAAGTATTCATTACGCCTGAAATATTGTATGATACTAATGTCTATTGTAGTGAGAATTCCTCAATGCCTGGATACACAAATGACGATGAGCAGTGGGACAAGGTCAATTACCTGATTAATCGATACCGTGATGGAGCCTATGATGATAAACTAAGTTCTACACCCCAAGCAAACTGGAAGGAACTTCAGGCTGCAATCTGGAATCTTACAGATGCAAATCCAAATTATCAGGGATATAAAACATCGGCATCTGAATATATTATCGATGATGCACAAATAAACGGGACTGGTTTTTGTCCGGGTGATAATGAAATTGCTATCGTGGTGATTGATCCTTATGGCAACGACCAAGATGATCATAAACAACTGTTATTCATTGAAGTAGGTGCAATGATTGATATCGAGAAGTACACCAACGGAGAAGATGCTGACAGTAAAACTGGTCCACTTGTACTTAATGGGAAACAAGTTGAATGGGTTTATAATGTGACAAATACAGGTTATTACAATTTGACAGATGTCAATGTGACCGATGACAAACTTGGGTATATCGGAACTATTCCACTGTTACAGGCAGGCCAATCACAGGAATTCACAACAAATGGAATTGCTGGCCTGGGACAGTATGCAAACAATGCAACTGCCGTGGGCACACCTCCATCAGGTCCAAATATCAGTGATTCAGATCCGAGTCATTATTTTGGAGTTAATGCAACAATCGGAGATTTCCTGTGGAATGATACTGCAGACAACAATGGAATTCAGGAACCTGGAGAGCCGGGAATTGCAGGAGTAAATGTGAGCCTGTACAATTCCAGTGATGATTTACTGTTGGAAACTACAGTAACAAACGCAAGTGGATACTATAACTTCAGTGTTGCAGCCGGGCAGTATTATATAGAATTCGATTTGCTTCCCGGTCACATTTTCAGTCCAGAAAACCAAGGTACTGACAATGAATACGATAGTGACGTTGATCCTGCTATGGGAAAGACTGGGATAATAGACGTTCAAACAACCGATTTCAATATGACTTTTGATGCAGGAATGTTTGAAGTGATCCCTGGTATTGATATCGAAAAATCTACCAATGGAGAGGATGCGGATAATAAGACAGGCCCATACATCCGATTGAACTATGACGTTGTATGGGATTTCAATGTGACCAATACCGGTAATGTCAATTTAACCGATATTGATGTGACCGATGATGAGCTTGGATTGATTGGAACCATTCCATTATTACAGCCTGGTGAATCCTATGTATTGACCGAAAGCGGAAATGCCAGTTTGGGACAATATGAGAACACTGCTACGGCTGTAGGCGTGCCACCAATTGGTCCCAATGTAACTGATTCGGACATGAGTCATTACTTCGGACACGATTCGCAACCCAATTTTGAAGTGCCAACGGCAAATCCTTTGTTATTAATAGGAATGCTGGGACTAGCCATTGCAATGGTATTGAGAAGGAAAGAAAAATAA
- a CDS encoding CAP domain-containing protein has protein sequence MEKLKFLLILSLVVTFFILPAAAENLYSAEEKQMLDLINEERAEQEIPPLQFNSLLNEASSEHSREMIENNYFGHDSYDGTSYWQRLQDFNYQSSTTAENIAMTIPFDVQKAHDNLMASPGHRTNILNPDYNEIGIGIWVGDYTYNGVTYSNAAMFTQDFGWSSSAAVDEDEPISIESYSPQDDFSSDAGSTQEFAVTTNRPCNIRWLVDGVEVQEINNEQTSSYTTSKSLPGTYEIKVITDDGVSTDYREWSWTVEEEETDSSYHAYDFNQDYVIDTTEVSKAIDDYYAGKLDVAAISQIIDYWYLGSDGYR, from the coding sequence GTGGAAAAGTTAAAATTTTTGTTAATATTATCTCTGGTAGTTACATTTTTTATCCTTCCGGCGGCTGCTGAGAATCTGTATTCTGCCGAGGAAAAACAAATGCTGGATTTGATCAATGAAGAACGTGCAGAACAGGAGATACCTCCTTTACAATTCAATTCCCTGTTAAATGAGGCGAGCAGTGAACATAGCAGGGAGATGATTGAAAATAATTATTTTGGTCATGATTCCTATGACGGCACATCTTACTGGCAGCGTCTGCAGGATTTCAATTATCAATCGAGCACAACAGCCGAAAATATCGCGATGACCATTCCCTTTGATGTACAGAAGGCTCATGATAATTTAATGGCTTCTCCGGGGCACAGGACGAATATCTTAAATCCCGATTATAATGAGATTGGTATTGGGATCTGGGTAGGTGATTATACCTACAATGGGGTTACCTATTCCAATGCAGCAATGTTCACACAGGATTTTGGATGGAGTTCCTCTGCTGCAGTAGATGAAGACGAACCAATTTCAATAGAAAGTTACAGTCCACAGGATGATTTTTCTTCAGATGCGGGAAGTACGCAGGAATTTGCTGTAACTACGAACCGACCATGCAATATACGTTGGCTGGTTGATGGGGTTGAGGTACAAGAGATCAATAACGAACAGACTTCCTCTTATACTACATCAAAGTCTTTACCCGGTACATATGAGATTAAGGTAATAACCGATGATGGAGTTTCTACAGATTACAGGGAGTGGTCCTGGACTGTAGAAGAGGAAGAAACTGATTCCTCCTATCATGCTTACGACTTCAATCAGGATTATGTGATAGATACCACTGAAGTGTCAAAAGCGATCGATGATTATTATGCCGGTAAATTAGATGTTGCGGCGATTTCTCAAATAATCGATTACTGGTATCTTGGTTCTGATGGGTATCGCTGA
- a CDS encoding PAS domain-containing sensor histidine kinase: protein MKKSSPIKKDVNAVLTTTLLYVIFASLWILFSDIVLGWFVSDIRLYSLLQTYKGWFFVLVTALLFLFYVMPHINEINNSYEQVLKAKEDYSSIFETAANLITSVDSDGIIVDCNNQVQNFLGYKKEEIIGFPMAKIIHPDYLGKASQSLQEILETGYSYDKEYKMVRKDGTLIDVIINSSGMNKTNGNYERTICIINDITERKTSEKRIEYLTSVLKSIRNVNQLIVTENDKLKLLQGICNNLTESHSFYSVWICLMDHNQNPTMIKESGGDSNFSLLTSKMKNSEIPDYIRTVLETNELLIVDDLSEQYSDHTPAKENTKSVHLLSKLEYKDNVYGVIAATISREFAQDSEIIGLFEEVKGDISFALYKLQLENIRQEIEKQLLESKVAAEETNRTKSEFLANMSHELRTPLNSIIGFSTILKDRKHGDLNENQTRYISNVLKSGKHLLELINDILDISKIEAGRMGYEPENVNLSEIVGEVVTLMLPMANKKDIELTSNIEPEDIEIFADKIKFKEIMYNLLSNAIKFTPQKGKVAIKSQLVDDNIEISISDNGIGIPDGKYQSIFDPFKQVDSSSTRKYGGTGLGLAIVKRYVKMHGGSIRVESEPGKGSTFTLTIPVPK from the coding sequence ATGAAAAAATCATCACCGATAAAAAAGGATGTAAATGCAGTTCTGACAACCACATTATTATATGTTATTTTTGCGAGTCTTTGGATCCTTTTTTCAGATATAGTATTGGGCTGGTTTGTTTCGGATATAAGATTATATAGCCTGCTGCAAACCTATAAAGGATGGTTTTTTGTTCTTGTAACTGCCCTTTTGTTTCTATTTTACGTAATGCCCCACATCAATGAAATCAACAACTCCTACGAACAGGTTTTGAAAGCCAAAGAGGACTACAGCTCCATCTTTGAAACTGCTGCAAACCTGATTACTTCTGTCGATTCGGATGGTATAATTGTTGACTGCAACAATCAGGTCCAAAATTTCCTGGGTTATAAAAAAGAGGAAATTATAGGCTTCCCAATGGCAAAGATAATTCATCCTGATTATCTGGGTAAAGCTTCGCAGTCCCTTCAGGAAATCCTTGAAACAGGTTATTCCTATGATAAAGAATACAAGATGGTTAGAAAGGACGGCACTCTTATTGATGTCATCATAAATTCCTCCGGTATGAATAAAACCAATGGAAATTATGAAAGAACGATATGTATTATCAATGATATCACCGAACGTAAAACGAGTGAAAAAAGGATTGAGTATCTAACTTCGGTGTTAAAATCCATACGCAATGTAAACCAGCTTATCGTAACAGAAAACGACAAATTGAAACTTTTACAGGGTATCTGTAATAATCTTACAGAATCCCATAGTTTTTACAGTGTATGGATATGCCTGATGGATCATAATCAAAACCCAACCATGATTAAGGAAAGTGGTGGGGATAGTAATTTTTCACTTCTTACATCAAAAATGAAAAATAGTGAAATTCCTGATTACATTAGGACAGTTTTAGAAACAAACGAGCTGCTTATTGTAGACGACCTATCAGAGCAATATTCGGATCATACTCCAGCAAAGGAAAATACAAAATCAGTACACTTGCTTTCTAAACTTGAATATAAGGATAATGTCTATGGTGTGATTGCAGCCACCATTTCCCGGGAGTTTGCACAGGATAGCGAAATAATCGGTTTGTTTGAAGAAGTAAAAGGTGACATTTCTTTTGCCCTCTACAAACTGCAACTGGAAAATATCCGCCAGGAAATAGAAAAACAGCTTCTTGAAAGTAAGGTAGCAGCTGAGGAAACAAACCGTACCAAATCCGAATTCCTTGCCAATATGAGCCATGAATTAAGAACCCCCTTAAATTCAATCATTGGTTTTTCCACTATCCTGAAAGATAGGAAACACGGAGATTTGAATGAAAACCAGACCAGATACATATCCAATGTTCTCAAAAGTGGGAAACACCTGCTGGAGTTGATCAATGACATTCTTGACATTTCCAAAATAGAAGCGGGTAGAATGGGATATGAACCCGAAAACGTAAACCTTTCAGAAATAGTTGGTGAAGTAGTAACGTTGATGCTACCTATGGCCAATAAAAAGGACATTGAACTTACATCCAACATCGAACCTGAAGACATAGAAATATTTGCTGATAAGATAAAATTCAAAGAAATTATGTATAATCTACTCAGCAATGCAATTAAATTCACACCTCAAAAAGGTAAAGTTGCAATAAAATCTCAACTTGTCGATGATAATATTGAAATATCTATCTCAGATAATGGTATAGGTATTCCTGATGGAAAATACCAAAGCATATTTGACCCCTTTAAACAGGTCGATTCGTCTTCCACCCGTAAATATGGTGGCACCGGTCTGGGGCTTGCCATTGTAAAAAGATATGTGAAAATGCATGGTGGAAGTATACGGGTGGAAAGTGAGCCTGGAAAGGGTAGTACTTTTACGTTAACGATACCTGTGCCAAAATGA
- a CDS encoding S8 family serine peptidase — translation MDNRVVSALILFLLLCFFFTCSTTLAREADSSSDHIFLKAATLNTSHTSIVRENTVTVSANDNAEGYYLVQFKNPILPEWKAQIEKMSEIHGYIPENAYILHLNEPQINRIKSLPYFKWMGEYKPEYKIDPDLYHLDGQITIVISTFDSANLTELKKSLLEMDAIIVAENSNQIRIKINGSVIPSIVKFENVAWIEQYNPPVILNDKTGEIIEVDTVAHPHNLTGAGQVIAIADTGLGTGNLSTLHPDIKGRVDALYDWSDGNPADTNGHGTHVAGSALGNGSLSAGQYKGMAPEAHLFFQACGDDSSSLNIPPLHQLFIEAYNNGSRIHSNSWGSDSVLSYSTEAVALDNFTWHHPDMLIIFAAGNDGPYSGTINSPGIAKNALTVGASENYRSERGIDSDDPSDIAGFSSRGPTFDGRIKPDVVAPGTSIYSTASSLVYPEDYVYMSGTSMATPITAGSAALIRQYFLNNLSIHPSAALLKAILINGAADLGHSSNSQGWGRLNLTNSIDPVFPAHIRVHDNINLSTNTSWTTEYYVDNSQTPLKATLVWNDYPATTSAGKALVNNLDLVIISPNNSHYYGNGAPDNVNNVEQIRIDPPEEGWYTFSVNGTNVPQGSEQQFAFVIAGGSLNNETVVRKATVEPLSIGSDGTETAILRVELNENLVNPAVYVNLSQLGYSSQQNLTNNSSVWEYGLNSTLEGTYYFGLNVTYNETSCDNSTFVKFNIIDNTQPANVADLYPVDAGYSWINWSWENPIDSDFNNSIIYIDAIHEATLNSTYYNATGFSPNTSHTISIRTVDKNGNINQSWTNNTSSTEADVTDPQIHDIVLNNSENLSAGELLAITVNSTDDYELSEVLADGKQLSNIEGTLWTGNLTILPGMQYINVSAMDTSGNRVWDNSSSYLGLIMPQANFTSNVTSGKVPLQVQFNDTSHNATEWNWDIDGDSSIDYEIPNPSHIYNKTGTYSVSLTVNNTNGTDTYSFENYIKVESRDSGTNEGGSGGGGGSTTAEEYSNIDFKDFTIRSVKFNEPVTYEFKEAANPVRQLDLVSSRNAGQIKIVIEVLKNTSTLVSHSPAGTVYSNLNIWAGNSAFTGNIQNSSVIFRINQDWLNQESVDASDIGLKVFENGIWIALPTEYISKANNFLYFKADTDRYLNSPFAIVGDEYKEVTEKPVAEEPEVETQSGTESKSEDASAQTPGFTAIFAVALIAGAALIMRKD, via the coding sequence ATGGATAATAGAGTTGTATCAGCACTAATTCTCTTTTTGTTATTGTGTTTCTTTTTCACATGTTCCACAACGCTTGCAAGGGAAGCTGATTCTTCATCGGACCATATATTTTTAAAAGCCGCAACGCTCAATACCAGTCACACTTCCATAGTTAGAGAGAATACAGTTACAGTTTCGGCAAACGATAATGCTGAAGGTTATTATCTGGTGCAATTCAAAAATCCGATTTTACCGGAATGGAAAGCACAAATCGAAAAAATGAGTGAAATTCATGGATACATTCCTGAGAATGCCTATATCCTTCATCTAAACGAGCCTCAAATAAATCGCATAAAATCCCTTCCTTATTTCAAATGGATGGGTGAATATAAACCAGAATACAAAATTGACCCGGATCTCTATCATCTGGACGGGCAAATAACTATAGTTATATCTACTTTTGATTCTGCAAATTTAACAGAATTAAAAAAATCCCTTCTTGAAATGGATGCAATCATCGTTGCAGAAAACAGCAATCAGATCAGGATTAAAATAAACGGCTCAGTGATACCTTCGATCGTTAAATTTGAAAATGTAGCCTGGATTGAACAATACAATCCACCAGTAATATTGAATGATAAAACTGGCGAAATAATAGAAGTCGATACAGTAGCACATCCCCACAATCTTACAGGTGCCGGTCAGGTTATAGCCATCGCGGATACAGGGTTGGGTACGGGCAATCTCAGTACTCTCCATCCAGACATAAAAGGAAGAGTAGATGCATTGTATGATTGGTCTGACGGCAATCCTGCAGATACAAACGGGCACGGTACTCATGTAGCAGGTTCTGCGCTTGGTAATGGGTCTCTTTCTGCAGGCCAATACAAGGGTATGGCGCCTGAAGCACATTTATTCTTTCAGGCATGTGGTGATGATTCCAGTTCTTTGAATATTCCTCCTTTGCATCAATTGTTTATTGAAGCCTATAACAATGGGTCCAGGATTCACAGCAATAGTTGGGGAAGTGATTCTGTTTTATCCTATTCAACTGAAGCAGTAGCGCTTGATAATTTCACGTGGCATCATCCTGATATGTTGATAATATTTGCTGCTGGAAATGATGGACCTTACAGTGGGACAATCAACTCACCCGGTATTGCCAAGAACGCTTTGACTGTAGGTGCTTCAGAAAATTACCGGTCAGAACGTGGGATTGATTCAGATGACCCTTCAGATATCGCTGGTTTCAGCAGTCGTGGACCCACATTTGATGGCAGGATTAAACCGGATGTTGTAGCACCCGGAACTTCTATTTATTCAACAGCCTCATCCCTTGTTTATCCAGAAGATTATGTGTATATGAGTGGGACAAGCATGGCAACACCCATCACTGCAGGAAGTGCTGCCCTCATCCGGCAATATTTCCTTAACAATCTTTCAATTCATCCATCAGCAGCTCTTCTAAAAGCGATATTGATCAATGGAGCAGCAGATCTGGGTCATTCGTCGAATTCACAGGGATGGGGTCGTCTGAATCTCACAAATTCAATAGATCCTGTCTTTCCTGCACATATCCGGGTTCATGATAATATTAATCTAAGTACTAACACCAGCTGGACTACAGAATATTATGTAGACAATAGCCAGACTCCCCTGAAAGCCACGCTGGTATGGAATGATTATCCAGCCACCACTTCAGCAGGTAAAGCGCTTGTAAATAATCTGGATCTAGTTATAATATCCCCCAATAATTCGCATTATTATGGCAATGGTGCTCCGGATAACGTCAATAATGTGGAGCAAATTCGAATAGATCCGCCTGAAGAAGGATGGTATACATTTTCTGTAAACGGTACCAATGTACCGCAGGGTAGTGAACAACAATTTGCTTTTGTGATTGCAGGAGGTAGCCTGAATAATGAGACTGTGGTTAGAAAAGCTACAGTAGAGCCCCTATCTATAGGCTCAGATGGCACGGAAACAGCAATTTTGAGAGTGGAACTAAATGAAAATCTCGTAAATCCGGCAGTTTATGTAAACCTTTCACAATTAGGTTATTCTTCACAACAAAACCTAACAAATAACAGTAGTGTGTGGGAATACGGCCTGAATTCCACATTAGAGGGAACTTATTATTTTGGACTCAATGTTACCTATAATGAAACTTCATGTGATAATTCAACATTTGTCAAGTTCAATATTATTGATAACACCCAACCTGCAAACGTGGCTGATTTATATCCGGTAGATGCTGGCTATTCATGGATAAACTGGTCCTGGGAAAACCCTATTGATTCTGATTTTAATAACTCAATTATTTACATTGACGCAATTCATGAAGCTACTTTGAACAGCACATATTATAATGCAACTGGTTTTTCCCCCAACACTTCACATACAATCAGTATCCGTACTGTTGATAAAAACGGTAATATTAACCAAAGTTGGACAAACAATACTTCCAGCACAGAGGCAGATGTGACAGATCCTCAAATACACGATATAGTGCTAAACAACAGTGAAAATCTTAGTGCAGGTGAACTTTTAGCTATTACAGTCAATTCCACTGATGATTATGAGTTAAGTGAAGTCCTGGCAGATGGAAAACAATTGAGTAATATAGAAGGTACATTGTGGACAGGAAATTTGACAATCTTGCCAGGCATGCAGTATATCAACGTATCAGCAATGGATACTTCCGGTAACAGAGTCTGGGATAATTCCTCCAGTTATTTGGGCTTGATAATGCCACAGGCAAATTTCACTTCTAATGTAACATCTGGCAAAGTACCTCTGCAAGTTCAATTCAATGACACATCCCATAATGCTACAGAATGGAATTGGGACATAGACGGGGATTCTTCCATTGATTATGAAATACCGAATCCTTCACATATTTACAATAAAACCGGCACTTATAGTGTATCTCTTACTGTAAACAATACGAATGGGACAGACACCTACTCTTTTGAAAATTACATTAAAGTGGAATCCAGAGACTCCGGGACAAATGAAGGTGGAAGTGGTGGAGGTGGAGGCTCTACAACAGCTGAAGAGTATTCAAATATAGACTTTAAGGATTTTACTATCAGATCAGTAAAATTTAATGAGCCTGTAACCTATGAATTCAAAGAAGCGGCAAACCCAGTTCGCCAGCTTGATCTTGTTTCTTCCAGAAATGCAGGCCAGATAAAAATAGTTATAGAAGTATTGAAAAACACTTCAACCCTTGTAAGTCACTCTCCTGCAGGTACGGTCTATAGCAACCTCAACATCTGGGCAGGCAATTCCGCTTTTACCGGCAATATTCAGAATTCTTCAGTAATCTTCAGGATAAATCAGGATTGGCTTAATCAGGAAAGTGTGGATGCAAGCGATATTGGATTGAAAGTATTTGAAAATGGAATATGGATTGCACTGCCAACAGAATATATCAGCAAGGCTAATAATTTTCTATATTTCAAAGCTGATACTGACCGCTATCTCAATTCTCCTTTTGCAATTGTGGGAGATGAATACAAAGAAGTGACTGAAAAACCAGTTGCAGAAGAGCCTGAAGTTGAAACGCAATCAGGAACAGAATCCAAATCAGAAGATGCAAGTGCTCAGACACCCGGATTTACTGCCATTTTTGCAGTGGCCTTGATTGCAGGTGCAGCACTCATAATGCGCAAGGACTAA